A genomic region of Desulfosarcina ovata subsp. ovata contains the following coding sequences:
- a CDS encoding CooT family nickel-binding protein, giving the protein MCEANAYILKNGEETLLMKSVDLVEPEPDGTFRLVGIFGDQIVVKGRIKRMNLVDHRILFEEEEYA; this is encoded by the coding sequence ATGTGTGAAGCCAACGCCTATATCCTCAAGAATGGAGAAGAGACGCTGTTGATGAAATCGGTGGACCTGGTAGAGCCCGAACCGGACGGCACCTTCCGTTTGGTGGGCATCTTCGGCGACCAGATTGTCGTCAAGGGCAGGATCAAACGCATGAATCTGGTGGATCACCGGATTTTGTTTGAGGAAGAGGAATACGCCTGA
- a CDS encoding DUF3842 family protein encodes MARKRVCVIDGQGGGIGSTVIKYIKAAYGEQIELIALGTNAIAASQMLRAGANKCASGENAICHTTANAHCIVGPVTITWANAMLGEVTPKMAAAVSSSSAFKLLLPLFQENAEIIGVISEPLPHLVQTLVEKRLQEVLDHV; translated from the coding sequence ATGGCGAGAAAACGCGTTTGTGTCATAGATGGACAGGGGGGCGGCATCGGATCGACCGTGATCAAATACATCAAAGCCGCCTATGGTGAACAGATCGAACTGATTGCCCTGGGGACCAATGCCATCGCTGCATCTCAGATGCTGCGGGCCGGCGCCAACAAATGCGCCTCGGGGGAAAACGCGATCTGCCACACGACGGCCAATGCCCATTGTATTGTCGGTCCGGTAACGATCACCTGGGCCAATGCCATGCTTGGCGAGGTGACCCCCAAAATGGCTGCCGCTGTTTCCAGCAGTTCGGCGTTCAAGCTGCTGTTGCCCCTTTTTCAGGAGAACGCCGAGATCATCGGGGTGATATCCGAACCCCTGCCGCATCTGGTACAGACCCTGGTGGAAAAACGATTACAGGAGGTACTCGATCATGTGTGA